In Candidatus Manganitrophus morganii, the genomic window TCTCTCCTCCATCGCCTCCTGGGCTTCGTTGTCCAACTTCATCTCCTCGGAAGCCAAGAAGCTCGAAAGGGAGATGCTCGATGGAGTAGGCCCTGAGATTTACCGGCCTGACTATCTTGCCTTTCGGGAGACGATCAAGCGGACCACAGAGGGGTTATCGGGAGCGCCGACCTCCATGCAGGAGAAAGCGCTTTATTATGCCTATCTGAGTTTTCAGGTGCACCTATTGGAGAAAAGAAAGGATCCCTTCCGGCTGAATAACTTCGCCCAGGTCGGCGCCGGCAAGACCTACACCACGCCGATCTTCCTGAAGGTGTTCTCCCACCTGATTAATCAGAAGTGGGCGAAACGGCAACGCCCGCCCATCAAACTCCTCACACTCTATTTTACCGAGGCCAACCTCTGCCGGAATGTCATCAACTCCATGGTCGAGATCAGTGTTCCTAAAGACACGCTGCACCAGATCCAGATGAAGAAGTTGCCCACCCTCACAGTCAAAGACGGCGATTGCGTCGTTCTCAGCCGCCATGAGTTCGGGCTCAAGGAGGAGGAAGAGATTATTCGACCTCTGGAGATCCTCATCCGAAGAGGGTTTCAGTTCATGATCGTCGCCGATGAATCGTCGTTCTTGAAGAACTCCGAGAGTGGGATCTCGCATGCGATGGAGCGCCTTTACGCCTATCTGCGGCGAAGAGGAGTTCTCTGGGTGGACTATCGCCTCTCCGCCACCCCCACGAACAATGACACCGGCGATTTTCTCTATCTGTTGGCGACGAATCGGATCAACATCGGCTCCTTTCTTCATGCCGATCCCGACATCGCGCTGAAAATGGAGGCGCATCTGGCCGCAGGACAGGAGCGCTCCGATCCCGAGCACAGGATCACATTGAACCAGCTTCTGAGACTATTGAATCGCGGAAGTTCCCGGACCGGAATTCTCTTGATGATGAACCTCATCGAAAAATCGGCAAAAAACGCACAGGACAAAGACGGAGAGAAAGGAGGAGAGGATACTGAGAAGTACGTTCTGGAACTGGTCTATACCGACTGCGCCGGCGCCATTCTCTCACTCTATTACATGGCGGTTTACCACTCGCATCGTTTCAACATCCCCTCCTGGTTGGGAAAGGATAAAGAGGGTCACAGCGTGGAGCCGACCCTCCTCGACGTCATGAATAAGCTTGGCGTCGGCTTTACCCGAATTCATCAGCCGGCGGGGGAAAAAGTGAAGCATCTCATCGGCCTTGAGCGGCCTCTGGTCCATCCCGGATCGCGGGAGATGAGCTGCCTGATCCCCTGCATCCCTCTGCTCAAAGAGATCGCATCCGCCTTGACCTACGATCGGGCGCTGAACGCGGATGAGGAAGTCCATTTCCAGATCAACGCCAAACAGCTGAAATCGAATCTCCTGGAGGCGGTCACCAATCTCGAGGTGTTGGAGAAGATCAGAGAGTTTCTCAATCTGATGATGTTCGTGAATCTGGTCCGAAAGGTCAGAGGCAGCCAGCGCGCCTGGTGGACGGTCGGAGAGGCCGTAGAAGTGGAATTCCGAAAGCTGCGGTTGGAATTCGTGGCGGCCTATGCGCAGGTTCGCGGTATCCCGTTGATTCAGAAGGAAGAGGTGGTCCATCGGAAGGTTCATCAGGGGTTTCAGATCGTCGAAGAGACGGAGTGCTACCCGTACTTGGCGATTGAGTCTCATAAAAAGAAAGATCTCATTTGCCTTTTGCGAGGTCTTTCTTATGAAGGTCTCTTGTGGCATCGGCTCCTGGACGACTTGGCCCAGTATTTTGCTCCGGTCCGTTTCTTTGAGATGGTCGATCTTCTGGAGGAACTGAAGACTGAAGGAAAGACCCTGCGAGAGAGGGAGAGGCTCGATGAGGAGATCGAGAAAAAGCGATCCCTGATCACGGAGATGCTGATCGACGCCTTGGGGCTCTCTTACGAGATCCAGGAGTATGCAAAGGTGCTGACCCTTTTAGAGGGCGATGTCACAGAGCTTCCGGCGGAAGAAGACGACCTGCTCCATTTTCGGCCGTCGATCCTCTCGAAATACCCGATCTTTTTAAAAGAGGTCCTCGATCTGCTCAAGAGTGTGCTGGAGGATCTGCAGGGGTCCGAGCGGTTTGCTCTTGCGGATGTGATTTCGGATATCGGCAGCGAGAACGTCGATTTGGCGCAGACCCTGGCCGAATACGGGATCATCTTCAAGGCCTCCGAGTCGGTCAATTTTCCGCTGGTCTTGCGGTTTGCAGACCGGATTCTACAGAAGCTGGGGTCGATCTTTGCCAAAAAAGAGATACAGCTGACCCTCCGGGAGGAGGATGTCGGTGGCATCCGGCGGACCGTCGCGAGGAGCGCAAGCTTTGAGAATTTCGCAAGGAAGCTCTCGGAGATGGCGAAGGTTCATGAATCTCCGGTGTTGATCTCCTGCCGCTATCGCTTCTCCCAGAAAAGTGTCGCGGCCACGACCGGGGCCCTGTATGCGGTGACCGGGGAGACGGATAAGGCGGAGCGGTATCGCATCCTGGAATCGTTCGATCATATGGATGAGAAGATGGGGCGGGTCTTGGTAGCGACCACCCGGTCGATCATGAAGGGATTTAACCTCTTCTATGCCCAGTACGGCTGTATGTCGGAAGGACTGGACAACGCCGAAGTGCGGATGCAGATGGCAGGGCGGCTTCGTCCCCTTTTCCCGCAGCATCTCAAGGAGATTCAAAGGATGTTGGAAGTATTGAGAAAAGAGAAGCCGGAGGCGCCGGTAATCCTGCATTTGGATCGGTTGTCGAAGAATGTGAAAGTCTTCGATGTGATCTCTCCGCAGATCATATCGGGTTTTCCGGATATTCAGAATACGAAGGCGTTTCTGCTCCATACCTTTCTTTTCTCCCAGACCCATCAGCGATCTTTTCCGGCCATCTTCTCCGATGAGGAGGTCTTCCACTATGTCGACACCGAGCCGGCATTTAGCGCCAAAACGGTGGAGGCCTTCTGCCGGAAGACCATCGAGGAGGCGATCGAGGGATACCTGTTGAAACTGCGTGGGAGGAAGGAGATTGTGGTTTCGGAGCTGATCGAGATGATGGAAGAGGAGATTGAAGCCGTGGCCTGCGAGAATATCAAGGCATCGAGCTATCTTCCCCTACTTCAGGCGGCGTCATAAGAGATTTTTGTTCTCGAAAAGGGGTCCCCCGGTTGGGGGGCCTCTTTTTTTTTGCCTTTTTTCCCGGGCATGTTTGCCGAAATCATCTAAGGGAGGAATATATTGGAACCCGATGAGATGGAGAGTGATCCGTTCGATATGGTGCAGGAGATCCTGAACAGCGACCACTATACTTCCGGAGAGAAGGAATGCGTGAAGTTTCCTCCCCCTCCAGTTAATATGATCCGGACCGGCACCAGTATTCCGCCACCTAGATCTTAAAAAGCCTGGCCCGGTTTAAGACTTCTTTAACCCAAGTGGAATGGGTCTTGGGGTCGTGTCGGTCGATCTTTACTGTCGCTGATCAAAACTTTATCTTCGGGGAGGCCGATCCGAGAGAGGGGTGGAGGTGATATCCCATGCCCGTCTGAGACCGGACAGTGATGGCGGATGAAACACTTTTAAAATTACGGCTCTTGAAAGAGGGGGTCCTAGACTGGTGCATACCTGCGGCCTATCGGAAACTTTTCGTCGAGCAGGCCGAGAAATTAACCGACATCACAAAGCTACAGGTCTCCAAATGGCGGCGGCGCGGAGAGTCCGAATCGTCTTCTGACGATGGCCCCAGGAGATGAGGAGAAGGAGCTTCCTGCTGGTCACCGTTTGGTCACTGTTTATTTTTACGTTCAGGTGTGATCTTCTAAGTTGTTGATTTTTGGTGGAGCTGCGGGGGATCGAACCCCGGACCTCCTGATTGCGAACCAGGCGCTCTCCCAGCTGAGCTACAGCCCCGTAAAGGCAGGACAAAAGATAAAACATTTCATGGCGATTGTCAATTGGATCTTCGAGCGGCGGTTTTTTTCACCTCCGTGGCCATGAACCACATCCCGAGATACTTGTTGATGAAGTGCTGACGCGGCAGGAAGGAGAGAAACGGGCGCTTCCGAAATCCGAGTTGAGAGATCTGAGACCAAAGGCCGGAGTGCTCCGGATTCAATTTCAGCCCCTTTCGGAAAACCGTAAGCGCCTTCTTCTTGTCTCCCGTTTTTAAATAAATCATGCCGAGATTCTGATAAAAGCCGGGCTCATACTGATCCATTGAAATGGCACGCTGACAATAGGTCAATCCGCTCATGATGTTGTTGCGCGCCATCGCGTAGCAGAGGCCGAGCGCGGAAAATAAAACAGGCGGAACATTTTCTTCCGGCAGGTCTGAAAAGCGCTTTTGGCTCTCAAGCAAGGTATTCAGGGCTGAATCCCAATTTTTTTCACGCATGTAGGCGAGACCTAGTTCGAGGTATTCCTCTCCAGTCATCTCCATTCTCCCATGGTTTTTACTTCCGGTGGACTACAAAACATAAAAACGAAACCAGTCCCTTCTTCGTCTCCGGCGAGTCCGAGGAATCCGGCCTTGCGGAGAATCAGTTCTGCTCATCGATCAAGACGGCGGTTCCAACGGCGGAAAGGAGGAGAGAGCGTGGATCGATTCGATGGAAGTTGAAAGAGGTTCCCACCACGGCATTGGCGCCGAACAGGGCCGCTTCGCCTCGGAGATCGCGAAGCGCAAGCAAGATTCCTGTTTTTAGGTGGCTTCGATAAGTGGTGTTGGTTGAGTAAACCGCTTTTTCAGGGATCGAGTGAATCTGGTCCTCCAGCTCGATAATGATATTGGCATTGATCAGTCCAAAGTAGTTTTTGACTTTTCTTCCCTCTACCTTTTGAGTTGTGGTGATCAAAATTTTGTGAGCCCCTTCTTCATGACGTGCCCGGCGTTCCGGCTCGACGACGCGGATCGGCCCCTTACGATTCGTTTTGAGCCCTTCTTTCTCCGTCTGCTCCGGAGGAGAGAGCGCTGGACTTTCTTCTCTCTCTTCGCTCTCTTCCCGCTCTTTCTTTTCCCTTCTCTTTGACGTCGTTGCAGCGGCGGGAGAGGGAGGGTTGCTCGCCGGCGCCTCCTTCACGCCGGGGAGCGTCATTTGACACTGGATACATCGGCCGGCCTCACGCTGTTCGCAGCCGCAATTGGGGCAAATCATCGGGCGCTCCTTGCGGAAGCGCGATCTCGAATATGAACTTTTCTCCCGTCTACCGTCAATTTCCCCTCGGCATAAAGCTGGAGAACCTGCGGCAGAAGCCGGTGCTCTTCCGCCAAAATCCGCTCCGACAGCTGCTCTACGGTGTCTCCCTCGAAGACAGGAACCGAAGCCTGCGCGATGATGGGGCCGTGATCCATCTCTTCATCGACAAAGTGGATCGTGCATCCGCTCACACGAACCCCGTACGACAGCGCCTGTCGCTGGGCATGCATTCCGGGAAAAGCGGGGAGGAGACTCGGGTGAGTGTTAATGATCCGATCATGGTATGGCTGAATCAGCGTCGGCGTGACAAGGCGCATGTAGCCGGCCAGCACCACTAATTCGACGCCAAACTCTTTTAGTTGCTGTAAAACCGCGGCGTCGTATTCTTCTCGACGACTGTAGTGCGTCGGATCGAGAAAGAGCGCGGGGACCTGATACCGCGCCGCTCGCTCCAGCGCCGCGGCGTCCTTCTTATTGCTGATCACCACCGCTACGCGTGCGGAAAGCTTCCCCTGCTTGATCGCATCAAGAATCGCCTCAAGGTTGCTCCCTCGGCCGGAGACGAGGATGCCCAGTCGAAGGGCTCCTTCAGCAGGGTTCAGGACAGGTTCCTCTTCGCTACACATAAACCACCGTTCCATCTCCCTTGACGATCTCGCCGATCACGTACGCTTCCTGTCGGAGCCGTTTTAGAAGGGAGCGCGTTTGGGAGAGCGCCTTTGGCGAGATCACCAAGATCATTCCGATCCCCATGTTAAAGTCGGTGTACATCTCTTCGGTGTCGACCTCTCCCATTTCTTGAAGGGTCCTGAATATGAAAGGGACCTCCCACCGGTCGCGCCGCACCTGGGCCGCACAACCGGGCGGAAGAACACGCGGAAGATTTTCAGTGATCCCTCCGCCGGTAATGTGGGCCGCTCCTTTGATTTGGACTTTCTCCTGAAGTTTCGAGAGGGTTTTTGCGTAGATGACGGTCGGGGTCAACAGAATTTCTCCGACCGATTTCGACTCTCCGGGAAAGTGGTCCTTTACCGTAAGCCCCATCTTCTCGAAAACAATTTTCCGGACCAGGGAGAAGCCGTTGCTGTGCAGGCCCGAAGAGGCCAGGCCGATCAAGAGATCTCCCGGCCTGATTTTCTTTCCGTCGATGATCTTCTTTTTGTCCACCGCCCCCACGGCGAAGCCGGCCAGATCGTATTCTCCCGCGGGGTAAAAGGAGGGCATCTCCGCCGTCTCGCCGCCGATCAGGGCACAACCGGCCTGCCGGCATCCGTCCACAATCCCTTTCATCACCTCCACCGCCTTCTCCGGAAAAAGCTTTCCCGTGGCGAAGTAGTCCAAGAAAAAGAGCGGTTCGGCGCCGGTCACGATGACGTCGTTGACGCACATCGCGACGAGGTCAATTCCGACCGTATCGTGGCGGTCGGTCATAAAGGCGATCTTCAGCTTTGTCCCAACCCCATCCGTGCCGGAGACCAGGACCGGCTCCTTAAACTTTTTCGCTCCGAGGGCGAATAGGCCGGAAAAGCCTCCCAAGTCGGTGAGAACTTCGGGTCGATGTGTTGATCGGACCATGGAGGTGATTTTTTGGACGAAAAGATCGCCGGCGTCAATATCAACACCGGCATTTTTGTAGGTCAGTCGCGCCATCATTTACTCGTGAAGGGTGGGCTTTCGATTTTTTTTAGAAAAAAGGTAACCTCATAAAAGTGATCTGTATCATACCGCAAGATCAGGAAAAGGTCAATTTAGGGGCCCTTTTCCCGGCGGAAATCGAGTGGAACGAAATGGCTTTAAACAAACAGATGAGCGGCTCGTCCCCCGCGATAACGAAAGACTCCATAAGATACATCATTCTTGACAAAGATTTTTTGCGGGCTACGGATCAAACAGGAGGGGTTTTGTCGGCGGCGAGTAGAAACCGCAGTGATGGCCCAATCCTTGTATCCTCGCTATCGTTTCTTCCGGTTTGTTTATCAGAAGTCGGTTTTTCCATTCGCCGTTTCAATTTCTCTTAAGCATTTCGTTTCTCCTATTGATCACCTCCCTCTAACGTCCGTCCTAATCGAGAGATCAAAAACGATTGTCTTTCCCAAAAAAATCGGTTATTCTGACGGAGTTTATCCATGTTTTAATCGATTATTCTGTTTGATGAGAAATAATCTAGTGAAGGGCTATAGAACGCCATTTCGGTTTCACAGAAATTTTTCTCCAAAGTGCTGGAGAAGGGTAAGAACATTGGCAGTGGGGTCAGTGCGATCTCCGGAAGATCGAGAAGTGCGATAAAGTACTCCCTAGAAGCATAGAACAAAGGGGCATTGATGGCGGCAGAAGGATGGAAGACGAGAAGGAGATGTAAATTCCGATCGAGCGGTGCATTCTTCCCAAATCCTCCGGCGCGGGGTTCTTCGAAAGCGTCGGATCGATCGATTCAACCCTTCATCGCGGCCGCATCATCCCTGGATAAGCGTTCATAGAGGGTTAGGGAGTATGATGGAAAAAGAGGCATTCACCGGATCATCGCTGCCCGGCCAAAATAAAAGGAAGGTGGGTCGACGTTCCGTAGAGAGCGGGAACGTTCTCCGGAAAGTCTCTCCTCTCTTTGAGATTCTGGTCTCCGAACTCCATCACGCTCTCGGCCAATTGAAGCAGAAGCTCGATGCGGAAGAATCCGGGATTCGCTCCGAGAGCGATGAAGAACACCGGATGCTGCTTGAGGCGGAGAGCCTACACCACGCAGAGGGACTTTTAACAGAGGCCCTGGATCGTTTTATCTTGAGAATGGATAAGATGGTGAGGCATTTTACCCCTCAGGAGCATCGTATCCATCGCGATTATTTTCAGAAACATCTTCATCCCTTTCTTCTCCTCTCTCCTTTCGTGAAGCGGGCTTATTCGAAGCCGTTGGGATATCCCGGGGATTATGAAATGATGCGGATGTTGTATGAAGACCACGACCAAGGAGAAACCTTCTTCGCCCGTCTCATCAATCGATATTGTTCCCAACTCTCCCCGGCCAGATCGGTGATGGGCCGGGTTCCCTATATGCTGGGGAAGATAAACCGGGTCCTCGGCCGGGCCTCGGGGAATCGGGAAACCGTCTCGATCATGAGCATCGGTTCCGGACCGGCCAAAGAGATCCAGGAACTGATTCGGAGCAACCCCAAGAGTGATCGGTGCCACCTGACCATGATCGACACCGAGTGGGAGGCGCTGCAATATTCCCGCGCGAAGATCGACGTGTTAAAGGGGGTGACGCGGAGCCGCATCCAGATCAATTATGTCAACAAATCGATTCATCAGTTGGTCCACCATCCCCACACCTTTGATCTCTTCGCCGGGCAGGATTTGATTTATGTCACGGGCCTCTTCGACTATCTCCCCTTTCATATCGCAAAGCATTTGATTCAACGCTTGTACCGGCTTCTCTCCGAGGAGGGTGAGCTTATTATCGGAAATCTGGACGTCTCGAATGATGCCCGGTATTTTATGGAATATGGCGCGGAATGGTATGTCCTTTATCGAACCCCTCAGGAGCTTGTTCAAATGGTGGAAGGGATTTCTCCCGCCCAGGCTTTTGTCGAGACCGACGAAGAGGGGACACAGCTTTATTTGACCGTTCGAAAGGGGAAGAGGCCGAAGGAAAGCCTGAGCTACCCTCCTAAGGTCGCAACGGTTTTCTATGGAAAACAGTAACGACACGGAGCTTCTTTCCGCTTTTCAAGATTATGCACGCGAGATCAACACGTTCCGGCTCCGAATCGGCTGTATTTTGGGATTTACCCTGGTTCCTCTCTTCAGCTTGCTCGATTATTACGCCGTTCCTCACCACTTCAAAACATTTCTCCTGATTCGCCTCGTCTCCTCCGCAATGACCCTTCTTCTTTTTCTTTTCACCTTTACCTCTTTCGGAAAGAGCCATATTACTTGGGTAGGCGCCCTGACCGCCATTCTCATCGGCGGCACCATTGCGCTGATGACCCGTTACTTGGGCGGATACGAGTCCCCCTACTATGCCGGTCTCAATTTGGTGATGCTCGCGATTTCGATGCTTTTTGCCTGGGATGTGCGCATTACGGCAGCGATCTGTTTGATGATGTATACCCTTTATATCGTGCCGATTCTACTTTACGATCAGATCGAACGGACAGAGTTATTCATCAATAACAATGCCTTTCTCATCTCCACTATGTTTATTGGACTGACCAGTGCTTATTTTATTTCCAGATTGCGCTACCAAGAATTTGAATCCCGTTATAAAATGGAAGAATCGCGGAAAGCGTTGGAAGTCTCCAATCAGAAACTAAGGGAGCTCAGCTACCTGAAAGGTCAATTTTTTGCGGATATCAGCCACGAGCTTCGAACCCCCTTGGCGGTGATCCGGGGAGAGGCGGAGGTGACGCTTCGAGGAAAGGAAAAACCGGTGGCGGAGTACAAGCGGGTCCTCCACTACGTTATTCTCCTGGCCGATCAGCTCAATAAGCTGGTCAGCGATCTCTTGTTTTTGGCCCGTTCCGAATCGGGGGTGTTGCATATGGAGAAGCGGGAAGTTTCTCTGCAGGAGATTATTCGGGAGGCATCCCGCGAAGGAGAGATCCTGGCGATGCGGAAGGGGATTACGCTCAAACTGAAAGAGTCCGCGGAGGACGAACTTTTCTTGCAGGGGGATCCGCAGCGCCTCAAACAGCTTTTTTTGATCGTCATTGATAACGCAATCAACTACTCGAAGATGGGGGGAGATGTGGGGCTCTCCCTGGAGAGGGAGGAGGGCCGTGGAAAAATCACCATCGCCGATCACGGCGTCGGTATTCCAAAAGAGGCGATCCCCCACGTTTTTGAACGGTTCTATCGGGTTGAAAAAACCAAATCGATGGCAAACGGGACGGGACTCGGATTGCCGATCGCAAAGTGGATCGCCGAGGCCCATGAAGGGAAAATCACGATCGACAGCGAAATGGGGGCCGGCACAAGGGTGACGGTGCATCTTCCCCTCTCCGAGAAGGTGAAGGTCTAGAATGGAAATTCTCCTCGTGGAAGACGATGAGCGGATCGTCAGTTTTGTGAAAAGGGGATTGGAGGCGGAGCATTACAGTGTCGACGTGGCCCATGACGGCCAGGAAGCGATCGACATGGCGCGGGCGATTCGCTACCGGTTGATTATCCTCGATCTGGTCCTTCCGTTGAAGAGCGGCTCTGAAGTCTGCCTGAGGCTGAGGGAGGAGCGGATCGAAACCCCCATCCTCATGCTGACGGCGAAAGATACCCTCGAAGAGAAGATCGAAGGGCTTCGGATCGGGGCGGATGATTATTTGACGAAACCGTTCGCCTTCGAGGAACTCCTCGCCCGGATGAAAGCGCTCCTGCGCCGCGGTCCTTATCGCGAGGAGAGCCAAGACTTGAAGGTGGCCGACTTGATCCTCAGCCGGGAGACCCATGAAGTCCGCCGGGCCGGAGACCTCATCACCCTCACCGCGAAGGAGTTTGCCCTCCTGGAATATCTCATGGCTCACCCCAATAAGGTCATGAGCCGGACATCGATCCTTGAAAAGGTCTGGGGATATCATTACGATACGCTGACCAATGTGGTCGACGTTTATATCCGTTATTTAAGGAAAAAAGTAGACGAAGGGTATCCCAAAAAGTTGATTCAGACCGTCCGGGACATCGGGTATAAAATCTGCGGTTGATCGCTTCCTTGTCGCCGATTCCTCCATTGTGCTCCTCTTTTTCTTTTCTCTTTTAATTTCTTTCTAATCTTTTCCTCATCTGTTTTTCACCTTATCTCGTTAAGCTAGATTTACTAGATGAAAGTAGACGGATGCTCAACGTGAAAAAACCGAGGGGGAAAAAAATGTCTTCACTCACGCTGAACGATATGGCCCAAAAGGCTATCTTCAATCCACCTAGGGAAAATAAAAGAGTCGTTTTCAATGAAGAGATCCTTCTCTGGAAAGGAACATCGCTCCAGACGAAGAAGCCTCCCCGGTCCGCGATCATCGGAAGAGCCAAGAATATCAGCAACGGGGGGGTCTGCCTCGTTACAAAAACAAAGCTGGAGATCAATCAGTTCCTGAGAATGGCCTTTAAGCTGAAATCGGTTCCGATCAATATTCCGACCCTCGTCGAAGTGAGATGGGTGGAGAAGGTATCCGATTCCTACTTCAGGGTCGGGGCCCGGTTTATTTATTAGGGATCTCATCGTCCTCTGTGATCGTTCTCTCTCCTCGGTTTGCGCCGGAATGGAGGATCTTCAGGGTGGAAACGTTATTTCCTCCCCCGCTTTTTTTCATGCTCTTTGTCCGTCACCAGATCCTCCGGACAGGACCGGTTCTCCATGGGTGATCAGGCCAAAACAAGGGAAGAGCTTCTCAAAGAGCTGACGACGCTGCGCGCCCGCCTTAACAAAATGGTGATCGCAAAGCGTCTTGCGGTGAAGAAAAGGGTGCGGGCGAAAAGAAAAGGAACCCTCCCGTACCGAAGAGAGCGCAATCCGACCCGGGCGCAGAATCAATTACTCTCCTATATCGCCCACGAGCTGAAGACCCCTTTAAACAGCCTCCTCGGATTTATCCAATTGCTGCGGAATGGAACGTACGGGATGCTCACGCCGGAGCAATCTCAGGCGATCATGCGGATGAATGTCGACCTTTTGGAGTTTGTTCACCTGGTCAACAATATCTTGGATTTTTCGAAAATCGATTCGGGCAAGATGCCGGTTCAGGTGGTGGAGACGAACCCCCGTGAGCTGCTCGAGCGGGTCTCGATGCTCTTTGAGCCTTTTCTCCGTGAGAAAGGACTTCAGCTGGAGCAGAGAATCGATCCCGACTGTCCGGACATCGTCATGACCGATCCCTTGAAGATCAAGAGCGCCCTCATCAACCTCCTGAGCAACGCGATTAAATTCACGCCGAAGGGAACGATTCAAATCGGTCTCTGCTCTCTTCCGGGGCAGAGGGGGATTCGGCTCTCCGTCTCGGATATCGGCATCGGGATCGCACCGCAGGAACTCCCCCATCTTTTTGAAGGAAATCAGCGGGAGGTCGTGAGAGAATCACCCTCTCTTTATGGCAGCGGGACCGGCTTGGGGTTGGCCATTGTCAAAAAAATGGTCTCCGCGCTTGGAGGGACCATTCGCGTTGAAAGCGCATTGGGGGTCGGGACGACGTTTACCCTCGATATCCCGGAGAGTTCTTGTTCCTGAAGGGGATCTCTCCGGCACCCGCGGGAACAAAGTCAGGCCGTATATCCATTGCGATGAAATAGGGAGCGTGTATGCGTATCTTAATCATTGAAGACGATGAGCGAATATTGGGGTTCTTGAAGCGGGGCCTGGAAGGGGAGGGGCATGCCGTCGACCTTGCCCTCAACGGAGAGGACGGCCTCGGTTTTGTGAAGATGCGTTCTTACGACGTTATTCTTCTCGATGTCTATCTCCCCGAAATGAATGGAATAGAGGTGTGCAAAGAATTAAGGCGTCAGCGGAGGATGACCCCGGTCTTGATGATGACGGCGAAGGATTCGCCGGAAGTTCAGCAAGAGGCCGTTCGGGCCGGGGTGAATGATTACCTTCCGAAACCGTTTTCGTTTGAGCTGCTCCTGGCGAAAATAGACGCATTGGGTCTCTGTACGATCCCGCCTGAAAACTTATCCTAAAAAATACGCCTCGGTCTCGGTCCGATAGGTCTTAAACGGATCTTCCATCGAGAAAGGTTTTTTCCCCTCGATATAAAAACTCGACCAGTTGATCACATAGGGGGTTTGCCGTT contains:
- a CDS encoding response regulator, which translates into the protein MRILIIEDDERILGFLKRGLEGEGHAVDLALNGEDGLGFVKMRSYDVILLDVYLPEMNGIEVCKELRRQRRMTPVLMMTAKDSPEVQQEAVRAGVNDYLPKPFSFELLLAKIDALGLCTIPPENLS